One part of the Dyadobacter sp. 676 genome encodes these proteins:
- a CDS encoding epoxide hydrolase family protein yields the protein MRPFRIEIPDSDIDYLRQRLANARWNPTQSGWEKGVPVGYLKNTADYWLNQFDWKKQEADLNRYPHFITGIDGQDIHFLHIRSPRANAVPLMLIHGWPGSFADFTRVIGPLSNPQESGQVAFDLVIPSIPGFGFSVPVKEKGYNMFRIAATFATLMDRLGYERFAVHGGDMGAGVAGIMSGIAAHRLIGTHINSDFFAVAGLGMFPSDRSSFTDEENLGLERMKRYQKDGTAYLEIQATRPQTIGTALSDSPVGQLAWMAEKYKEWTDEAKELPEDAIGMDQMLTNVSLYWFNQLGASSAAILSENMSMAFDWGGGNAQEANQWAGPKVPSAIACFGKKEDETLLKKLASLMGEPDRWSFYDSGCHFPAMEVPDLLVEDIRQFFSAILRKDKPY from the coding sequence ATGCGACCATTCCGGATTGAAATTCCCGACAGTGATATCGATTATCTCAGACAAAGGCTTGCCAATGCCCGCTGGAACCCAACGCAAAGCGGATGGGAAAAGGGCGTTCCGGTCGGTTATCTGAAGAATACCGCCGACTATTGGCTCAATCAGTTCGACTGGAAAAAACAGGAGGCGGACCTAAACCGATATCCGCATTTTATTACGGGGATTGATGGGCAGGACATCCACTTTCTGCATATCCGATCGCCCAGGGCAAATGCAGTCCCGCTGATGCTGATTCACGGCTGGCCGGGATCGTTTGCGGATTTCACCCGGGTTATCGGGCCGCTTTCTAACCCGCAGGAATCCGGCCAGGTGGCGTTCGACCTGGTTATCCCTTCCATTCCGGGCTTTGGGTTTTCGGTGCCCGTTAAGGAGAAAGGGTATAATATGTTCAGAATTGCCGCCACATTCGCGACCCTGATGGACAGGCTGGGCTACGAGCGATTCGCCGTACACGGAGGCGACATGGGCGCCGGTGTAGCGGGCATCATGTCGGGAATCGCTGCGCATAGATTAATAGGTACCCATATCAATTCGGATTTTTTCGCGGTCGCCGGGCTAGGCATGTTCCCCTCCGACCGTTCATCTTTCACCGACGAGGAAAATCTCGGACTGGAACGGATGAAGCGGTATCAAAAAGACGGAACGGCCTATTTGGAAATACAGGCGACCAGGCCGCAAACGATCGGAACCGCCTTGTCGGACAGCCCGGTGGGACAACTGGCGTGGATGGCTGAAAAATATAAAGAATGGACCGACGAGGCCAAAGAGCTGCCGGAAGACGCCATCGGTATGGACCAAATGCTGACGAATGTATCGTTATACTGGTTCAACCAACTGGGAGCATCCAGCGCAGCAATCCTCTCCGAAAATATGAGCATGGCATTCGACTGGGGCGGCGGCAATGCACAGGAAGCCAATCAATGGGCAGGTCCGAAAGTCCCCTCGGCAATCGCCTGTTTTGGTAAAAAAGAAGATGAAACCCTGTTGAAAAAACTGGCTTCGCTGATGGGCGAACCCGACAGATGGTCTTTTTATGACAGCGGATGCCATTTTCCGGCCATGGAAGTCCCCGATTTGCTGGTTGAAGACATCAGGCAGTTTTTCTCGGCCATTCTACGCAAGGACAAACCGTATTGA
- a CDS encoding DUF1259 domain-containing protein: MTDTLFSRRSWLKTSSAFAAAEWAGVAVSPAANAPAQTPPLTPEEIAAIESAMGRKGTYNEGQAVHTTPLPRNDLKVTIKGEAVPIPFGFGGWASVKKTVDGKSAVLMSDTVLLEEEVNPLISAAHENGLEIGAIHNHFFYEQPRIFYMHLHGMGTPEQLARKFAETIRNARISPANQPVVSAPPAVTAKELFNLSELDAIVKYTGTVNGPAYKYTVGRDDLTVMAMGAEMTAAIGLNSWASFAGTIDKAHIAGDIAMLEGEVNSVIKVLRGHGLEVVALHNHMLGDSPRMIFLHYYGKGAATTLAQGFRAALDVLGKPVNPAHKNH; the protein is encoded by the coding sequence ATGACCGATACACTTTTTTCCAGAAGGAGCTGGCTGAAAACAAGCTCCGCTTTTGCAGCTGCGGAATGGGCAGGGGTTGCCGTTTCCCCTGCAGCCAATGCCCCGGCCCAAACCCCGCCGTTGACCCCTGAGGAAATCGCCGCCATCGAAAGCGCAATGGGCAGGAAGGGAACCTACAATGAAGGTCAGGCCGTCCATACCACGCCGCTTCCAAGGAACGATCTGAAAGTCACGATTAAAGGAGAGGCCGTGCCGATTCCGTTCGGTTTTGGCGGCTGGGCGTCCGTTAAGAAAACGGTGGATGGCAAGTCGGCCGTTTTGATGAGCGATACGGTACTTTTGGAGGAAGAAGTAAACCCGCTTATTTCAGCCGCACATGAAAATGGGCTTGAAATAGGGGCGATCCATAACCATTTCTTCTACGAGCAGCCACGTATATTTTACATGCACCTGCACGGGATGGGGACACCGGAGCAATTGGCTCGAAAATTTGCGGAAACGATCCGCAATGCCAGGATTTCGCCTGCTAACCAGCCAGTCGTTTCCGCCCCACCTGCCGTAACGGCGAAGGAGCTGTTTAACCTTTCAGAGCTGGATGCGATTGTCAAATATACCGGCACGGTAAACGGCCCGGCCTACAAATATACCGTGGGACGCGACGACCTGACGGTTATGGCGATGGGCGCAGAAATGACCGCCGCGATAGGGTTGAATTCCTGGGCGAGTTTTGCCGGCACGATCGACAAGGCCCACATTGCCGGGGACATTGCCATGCTTGAAGGGGAAGTGAATAGCGTAATTAAGGTGCTCCGCGGACATGGCCTGGAAGTGGTAGCATTGCATAACCATATGCTGGGCGATTCCCCACGGATGATTTTCCTGCATTACTATGGCAAAGGTGCGGCAACAACGCTAGCCCAGGGGTTCAGGGCCGCGCTGGATGTGCTCGGCAAGCCGGTCAACCCGGCCCATAAAAACCATTGA
- a CDS encoding TlpA disulfide reductase family protein, with protein MILSKNLTLFLLSILALACSADRDKLGRPVEGTGNALADFPHWWNYHSKNIKFYKHFTPFDTDARVIPLDSFMQKYSTGEYAVLKYTLGDTAIQYKLKKIDSNMNETIRNQLRATAYSDYRDFLRVGKPLSGFGYKSIDGRVFDTATTKGKFVVMKFWFIGCLPCIAEMPGLNAIVASNRARKDVLFVSVAMDPQGALEKFLQKRKFDYAVVADKKSYLNDTLNINSYPTHMLIDKSGRVAGVCNHVDDLKEILAAHSIAN; from the coding sequence ATGATTCTCTCTAAGAACCTGACACTTTTCCTGTTATCCATCCTGGCGCTAGCCTGTTCCGCCGACCGGGACAAGCTTGGAAGGCCGGTCGAAGGTACCGGCAATGCGCTGGCAGACTTTCCGCATTGGTGGAACTACCATTCCAAAAACATCAAATTTTACAAACATTTCACGCCGTTCGATACGGACGCACGTGTGATCCCGCTCGACTCTTTCATGCAAAAATACAGCACGGGCGAATATGCCGTTTTGAAGTACACCCTGGGTGATACGGCCATTCAATACAAGCTCAAAAAGATCGACAGCAATATGAATGAAACTATCCGGAACCAGCTTCGCGCAACCGCTTACAGCGATTACAGAGATTTTCTCAGAGTCGGGAAGCCCCTCAGCGGGTTTGGATACAAATCTATCGACGGCCGGGTTTTCGACACCGCGACCACCAAAGGCAAATTCGTGGTCATGAAGTTCTGGTTTATCGGATGCCTGCCCTGTATTGCGGAAATGCCCGGGCTGAATGCGATCGTGGCAAGCAACCGGGCGCGAAAAGATGTGCTGTTCGTGAGCGTCGCGATGGACCCGCAGGGCGCGTTGGAGAAATTTCTTCAAAAAAGAAAATTCGATTATGCGGTGGTAGCCGATAAAAAGAGTTACCTGAACGATACCTTGAACATCAACAGCTACCCGACACACATGCTTATCGACAAAAGTGGCCGTGTGGCCGGGGTGTGCAACCACGTGGACGATCTGAAAGAAATATTAGCCGCACATTCCATCGCGAACTGA
- a CDS encoding alpha/beta hydrolase produces the protein MICPGGGYGMLLTKREGSDVARAFNRLGVTAFVLKYRLPDARIMDSPSLGPIQDAQQAIKTVRERAKEFGVRPDRIGIMGFSAGGHLASTAGTHFETRYIDETGKTSLRPDFMILINPVISFNDSTGHIGSRDNLLGKNSSPETIRLFSNELRVTWATPPAFLVHSGADIVVPASNSIGFYNALKKNGVDGALHIYSKGEHGFLSYPPFDIWFRDVVEWMRVEGLFTNKK, from the coding sequence ATCATTTGCCCCGGTGGCGGCTATGGCATGCTGTTGACGAAGCGCGAAGGGAGCGACGTGGCACGCGCATTCAACAGATTGGGCGTGACTGCATTTGTCCTGAAATACCGCCTGCCCGACGCCCGCATTATGGATTCCCCCAGCCTCGGACCGATCCAGGATGCGCAGCAGGCGATCAAAACCGTAAGGGAACGTGCGAAGGAGTTCGGTGTCCGTCCCGACCGCATTGGTATAATGGGCTTTTCGGCGGGAGGCCATCTTGCTTCCACCGCCGGAACGCATTTCGAAACACGCTATATCGACGAAACCGGAAAAACCAGTCTACGGCCCGATTTTATGATCCTGATAAACCCCGTAATCAGCTTCAACGACAGCACCGGGCATATCGGCTCGCGCGACAATCTGCTTGGGAAAAACTCGAGCCCGGAAACCATCCGCTTATTTTCAAACGAACTTCGGGTTACCTGGGCCACGCCTCCCGCGTTTCTTGTACATTCCGGCGCAGACATAGTCGTTCCGGCTTCGAACAGCATCGGTTTTTACAATGCCCTGAAGAAAAATGGCGTAGATGGCGCGCTGCATATCTATTCCAAAGGCGAACATGGCTTCCTCTCCTACCCGCCGTTCGATATATGGTTCAGGGACGTTGTCGAATGGATGCGGGTGGAAGGGCTTTTCACAAACAAGAAATGA
- a CDS encoding Crp/Fnr family transcriptional regulator yields MADPHIQAEWGKFSHLFMREEIPAKTVLLGEGEIARKVYFIEKGCLRLSFNKDGKDITFQFFFEGEGVSSAESFRYNQPSLYAIESLEPCVVHTLTKKDYFGIMEASPLIREALEEQTLQRLLYVEKLFLSRIKNSPEERYRELLEQRPEILQRVPQHYIASFLGVTSVSLSRIRNRR; encoded by the coding sequence ATGGCAGACCCACACATACAGGCTGAATGGGGGAAATTCAGCCACCTGTTCATGCGGGAGGAAATTCCTGCGAAAACGGTACTGCTTGGGGAAGGGGAGATTGCCCGAAAAGTTTACTTTATCGAAAAAGGGTGTCTCAGGCTTTCTTTCAACAAGGATGGCAAGGATATTACCTTCCAGTTTTTCTTTGAAGGAGAAGGCGTTTCCTCGGCCGAAAGTTTCCGTTACAACCAGCCTAGCCTTTACGCGATCGAGAGCCTTGAACCCTGCGTCGTGCACACACTCACCAAAAAGGATTATTTCGGGATCATGGAGGCTTCGCCATTGATCCGGGAGGCGCTGGAAGAGCAAACCCTCCAACGCTTGCTGTACGTCGAAAAGCTGTTTCTTTCAAGGATCAAAAACAGCCCCGAGGAAAGGTACAGGGAGTTGCTCGAACAGCGCCCGGAGATCCTTCAAAGGGTACCCCAGCATTATATTGCATCTTTCCTCGGAGTTACTTCCGTTTCTTTGAGCAGGATCAGGAACAGGAGGTAG
- a CDS encoding PVC-type heme-binding CxxCH protein, with amino-acid sequence MKPILQHILAVIVFLSVAFVKPSIGQAPNPGFAPKTGDRIILLGNTFADRMRHYGYFETLLQKNFPGSQLTLRNMGWSADEVGLQPRPLNFPGFGEKTKRLTEGQKEVKFQGFTHEGERIVMPVALNFAGLNQDLYDQKADIIFLCFGMNEAFKGVAGLPQFEKDLDVFIQNLQKHRYNGRSAPTLVLVSPIAHEEMGEHFPDPAEHNKNLELYTRAMQKTASEKGLYFIDLFTPSLTKMKQKGQPRLTINGIHLTGAGYKRAAEWMAQSLGFGKLPDMTTENSKKLLAVIKMKDDHFFYRWRAVNGEYIYGRRREPFGVIAFPPELRKLNQMTASLDSVIWEMAKSDDAAAYKKAVEIVDRRGKPVDPMLIPDIPMTGRQGEAAKAVAHAHHDKMWPATTDKFKLPEGYQINLFASEKDFPIEKPVAMNFDARGRLWVATMPTYPQYFPGIPVHDKIVILEDTDADGKADKHTVFADDLYLPLGFEFGDGGVYVSQEPDILFLKDTDGDDKADLREVVLTGFGSEDSHHATHAFTFGQDGALYFNEGTFLNSQVETPYGPIRSYAGATYRYEPRTAKLTHYISYPYYNPWGSVFDKWGTHLIGDASDGSNYFAPPMTGNVTYPDKHPRIETFTETRVRPTAGIEIVSSRQFPDEVQGNFLVNNNIGFQGTKQHRIVPRGSGIGSKEVEAILQSEDPNFRPIDIEFGPDGGLYIVDWYNPLISHGENPPRDPARDKSHGRVWRITYKNRPVLKVTDVSGQTVPQLLENLKAYEDRFRYRSRAQIREKKATEVSPELRKWVAALDKNDPQYEHNLLEGLWLFQDFDVVEPHLLHTLLNAKEPQARAAATKILLHWRDRIPGSLELMRARLNDESPRVRIEAMVALSFFDSERAVTAATDIFKYPSDYYMDYAMHETFRFLKPVWLAGMKQGKRFGSNPKQVHGYLLKLANAEELSSLPQTPEVLTATLTRPDIDAALKTEALNRLAKNQKTGKVKVLLDAIYGEEKNRKPNQQSPAQQELIKLLLASEPSELKQNRTELTRFVTTDTSQVMQATGFAALISAGEPEQSLQKAIQDKTAAYLTGISMLPDAGLKASFFQKVKELAPRTPAAAYPLLMKMTIESEAKTQPTKDWVASLKDTPESIQNSEAFAMAIRTMKSMVNAVPEKDRKEVLSALENLGTIEIKLVAVEAKMAFDKKTLTVPAGRAVTLVFENPDLMPHNVVIVRPGTVEKVGEAADAMASLKDGFEKNFVPSTADVLFATPLVNAGKSFRLDFKAPAQPGEYPFICSFPGHWRVMQGILTVTDPKIP; translated from the coding sequence ATGAAACCTATACTTCAGCATATTCTTGCCGTTATCGTCTTCCTCTCGGTCGCTTTTGTAAAACCGTCCATCGGGCAGGCGCCTAATCCCGGATTCGCGCCGAAGACAGGCGACCGTATCATTTTGCTCGGTAATACATTCGCCGACCGGATGCGCCATTATGGCTATTTCGAAACATTACTTCAAAAAAATTTCCCCGGCAGCCAGCTCACGCTTCGGAATATGGGTTGGAGTGCGGACGAGGTCGGTTTACAGCCCCGGCCGCTGAACTTCCCGGGTTTCGGAGAAAAAACAAAGCGGCTTACTGAAGGGCAGAAAGAAGTAAAATTTCAAGGCTTCACGCACGAAGGCGAGCGGATCGTTATGCCGGTCGCGCTGAATTTCGCGGGATTGAACCAGGACCTGTACGATCAGAAAGCCGACATTATTTTCCTGTGTTTTGGAATGAATGAGGCATTTAAAGGGGTAGCGGGCTTGCCCCAATTCGAAAAAGACCTCGATGTATTTATCCAAAACCTGCAAAAGCATCGGTATAACGGCCGCTCCGCGCCTACCCTGGTGCTGGTGTCCCCGATCGCGCACGAGGAAATGGGCGAACATTTCCCCGATCCGGCGGAGCACAATAAAAACCTGGAATTGTATACCCGCGCAATGCAAAAAACAGCTTCGGAAAAAGGGCTCTACTTTATAGACCTTTTTACGCCTTCCCTCACCAAAATGAAGCAGAAAGGCCAGCCTCGGCTGACGATCAACGGCATTCACCTCACAGGCGCAGGCTATAAACGGGCCGCCGAATGGATGGCGCAATCGCTGGGTTTCGGAAAACTGCCGGATATGACCACGGAGAACAGCAAAAAGCTGCTGGCAGTCATCAAGATGAAGGACGACCATTTCTTCTACCGCTGGCGTGCGGTAAACGGCGAATATATTTACGGCCGCAGAAGAGAGCCTTTTGGCGTAATCGCGTTTCCGCCGGAGCTCCGAAAACTAAACCAGATGACGGCCTCGCTCGACTCGGTGATCTGGGAAATGGCGAAAAGCGACGATGCCGCAGCATATAAAAAGGCCGTCGAAATTGTGGACAGACGCGGAAAACCGGTTGACCCGATGCTCATACCGGATATCCCGATGACAGGCCGGCAAGGCGAGGCCGCCAAAGCCGTCGCGCATGCGCATCACGACAAAATGTGGCCGGCGACAACCGACAAATTCAAACTGCCCGAAGGTTATCAGATCAACCTGTTCGCTTCGGAAAAGGATTTCCCGATCGAAAAACCCGTGGCGATGAACTTCGACGCGCGCGGAAGGCTGTGGGTGGCGACCATGCCGACCTACCCGCAGTACTTTCCCGGAATTCCGGTTCACGATAAAATCGTGATCCTGGAAGACACCGATGCCGACGGAAAGGCCGACAAACATACCGTCTTTGCCGACGACCTCTACCTTCCGCTGGGCTTCGAATTCGGCGACGGCGGTGTGTATGTTTCCCAGGAGCCGGATATTTTGTTTTTAAAAGACACCGACGGGGACGACAAAGCCGACCTGCGCGAAGTGGTCCTAACCGGTTTCGGGTCCGAAGACAGCCATCACGCCACGCATGCGTTTACATTCGGACAGGACGGCGCATTGTATTTCAATGAGGGAACGTTCCTGAATTCGCAGGTGGAAACCCCTTACGGCCCCATACGGTCGTATGCCGGCGCGACCTACCGCTACGAGCCGCGCACGGCTAAGCTGACCCATTACATTTCATACCCTTACTATAATCCCTGGGGAAGTGTTTTCGATAAATGGGGCACGCACCTGATCGGCGATGCGTCCGACGGTTCGAATTATTTTGCCCCGCCGATGACCGGTAATGTGACCTACCCCGACAAGCACCCGCGCATCGAAACGTTTACGGAAACACGGGTAAGGCCAACTGCGGGTATCGAGATTGTTTCGAGCAGACAATTTCCCGACGAAGTACAGGGTAATTTTCTGGTCAATAACAATATCGGCTTCCAGGGTACCAAACAACACCGGATCGTCCCCCGTGGCTCGGGCATCGGCAGCAAGGAAGTGGAGGCCATCCTGCAATCGGAAGACCCCAATTTCAGGCCGATCGACATTGAATTCGGCCCCGATGGCGGGCTGTATATTGTCGACTGGTACAACCCGCTGATCTCGCACGGTGAAAATCCGCCGCGCGATCCCGCCCGCGACAAATCCCACGGCCGCGTATGGCGGATCACTTACAAAAACAGGCCGGTGCTGAAAGTAACCGACGTGTCCGGGCAAACCGTACCCCAGCTGCTTGAAAACCTGAAAGCCTACGAAGACCGTTTCAGGTACCGCTCGCGTGCGCAAATCCGCGAAAAGAAGGCGACGGAGGTCTCGCCGGAACTGAGAAAATGGGTAGCCGCACTGGATAAAAACGATCCGCAATACGAGCATAACCTGCTGGAAGGGCTGTGGCTCTTTCAGGATTTCGATGTGGTGGAACCCCATCTTTTGCACACGCTCCTGAATGCGAAAGAGCCGCAGGCACGCGCAGCGGCCACCAAAATACTGTTACACTGGCGCGACCGCATTCCAGGTTCGCTGGAACTGATGCGCGCCCGGCTGAACGACGAATCGCCGCGCGTGCGGATCGAGGCGATGGTCGCATTGAGTTTTTTCGATTCGGAACGGGCCGTAACCGCCGCTACGGATATTTTCAAATACCCGAGCGACTATTATATGGACTACGCGATGCACGAGACGTTCCGCTTCCTGAAACCGGTCTGGCTGGCTGGCATGAAGCAGGGTAAGCGCTTCGGAAGCAACCCGAAACAAGTCCATGGCTATCTGTTGAAACTGGCCAATGCGGAGGAGCTCTCCTCATTGCCACAAACTCCGGAAGTGCTGACGGCCACGCTTACAAGGCCCGACATCGACGCTGCTCTAAAAACCGAGGCCTTGAATCGTCTTGCCAAAAATCAGAAAACCGGAAAAGTGAAGGTATTGCTGGATGCTATTTACGGGGAAGAAAAAAACAGAAAACCCAACCAGCAAAGCCCTGCCCAGCAGGAGCTTATTAAGCTTCTGCTCGCTTCGGAGCCGTCGGAATTAAAACAAAACAGAACCGAACTGACCCGGTTTGTCACGACCGACACCAGCCAGGTGATGCAGGCGACCGGCTTCGCGGCGTTAATTTCGGCGGGCGAACCGGAGCAATCCCTGCAAAAGGCCATTCAGGACAAAACAGCTGCCTATTTAACAGGAATCTCGATGTTGCCGGATGCCGGTCTTAAAGCTTCCTTTTTTCAGAAAGTAAAAGAACTGGCCCCACGCACGCCAGCGGCGGCCTATCCTTTACTCATGAAAATGACCATTGAAAGCGAGGCTAAAACGCAGCCGACGAAGGATTGGGTAGCATCATTGAAAGATACACCCGAGTCCATTCAGAATTCGGAGGCGTTTGCGATGGCGATCAGGACAATGAAAAGCATGGTTAATGCCGTGCCGGAAAAAGACAGAAAGGAAGTGCTTTCCGCATTGGAAAATTTGGGAACAATCGAAATAAAGCTGGTTGCGGTGGAAGCAAAAATGGCTTTCGACAAAAAGACGCTCACGGTTCCGGCGGGAAGAGCCGTAACCCTGGTATTCGAAAATCCGGACCTGATGCCACATAACGTAGTCATCGTCCGGCCTGGCACCGTCGAAAAAGTAGGTGAGGCGGCCGATGCCATGGCGAGTTTGAAGGACGGATTTGAGAAGAACTTTGTGCCTTCGACAGCGGACGTATTGTTTGCAACCCCGCTGGTGAATGCAGGCAAAAGCTTCCGGCTGGATTTTAAGGCCCCCGCGCAGCCCGGCGAATATCCATTCATCTGCTCGTTCCCGGGACATTGGCGTGTCATGCAGGGAATACTCACTGTAACCGATCCCAAAATACCTTGA
- a CDS encoding alkene reductase, protein MAVRSFLQIWHVGRMSHVSLMPDGQQPWGVTGEQATGSDVFAHGSDGRLTFVPASKPRQIGTDEIPALLEDFRWAFQNAAEAGFDGIELHAANGYLFEQFMNSTLNTRTDRYGGQTLENRTRFLLEVVDIAGEILGADKIGVRLSPFGHYNSIPADPHAGETFFYLSGELDRRGIAYLHLLYQLMPAGNMEEVTKFEETNLPDYFVKKVRDEFRGAIIWCGSFDKETAERALATGMVDLIAFGRPFIGNPDLVARLRNNWPLTVADRSVYYTRNGETGFTDFPNFAPPGYGGPLTAGGRTINVQFLKLV, encoded by the coding sequence ATGGCGGTAAGATCTTTTTTACAAATATGGCATGTGGGACGAATGTCACATGTTTCGCTGATGCCGGATGGCCAGCAGCCCTGGGGTGTTACCGGGGAACAGGCTACCGGCTCCGACGTGTTCGCGCACGGCAGCGACGGCAGGTTAACGTTTGTGCCAGCCAGTAAGCCCCGGCAAATCGGGACGGACGAGATACCTGCATTGCTGGAAGATTTCAGATGGGCGTTTCAGAATGCCGCCGAGGCTGGATTCGACGGAATCGAACTGCACGCGGCCAACGGCTATCTGTTCGAGCAATTCATGAATTCGACGCTTAATACACGTACCGACCGCTACGGCGGGCAGACCCTGGAAAACCGAACCCGTTTTCTGCTTGAAGTCGTCGACATCGCGGGCGAGATATTGGGTGCGGACAAAATCGGGGTCAGACTTTCGCCTTTCGGGCATTATAACAGCATCCCGGCGGACCCGCACGCCGGGGAAACGTTCTTCTACTTGTCCGGGGAATTGGACCGCCGAGGCATTGCATACCTCCATCTTCTTTACCAGCTTATGCCGGCCGGAAATATGGAAGAAGTAACCAAATTCGAAGAGACGAACCTTCCCGACTATTTTGTCAAAAAGGTTCGCGATGAATTCCGTGGAGCAATTATCTGGTGCGGCAGTTTTGACAAGGAAACGGCTGAGCGTGCATTGGCTACCGGCATGGTGGACCTGATCGCCTTCGGGCGTCCTTTTATAGGTAATCCCGATCTGGTTGCCCGGCTCAGGAACAATTGGCCTTTGACGGTGGCAGACCGTTCGGTCTATTACACCAGGAATGGCGAAACCGGGTTCACCGATTTTCCAAACTTCGCCCCCCCTGGCTACGGAGGCCCGCTCACAGCTGGCGGCCGGACTATAAATGTGCAGTTTCTTAAACTGGTTTAA
- a CDS encoding dipeptidase, producing MKRRNAIKSLALLPVTGNILRINPALSAPVAENRLPSSGPMPDLHREAFVMDGHTHVMSRELVLKTDIGQRYPDGTVDLPRAKEGGLDAMFFSVYTPENYYPGRFETKNTFRVINLALDQIRKNNSMIELALTASDIERISKKGKMAAFLDLEGGYDLYGDLDLLRALYKLGLRSMQLTAHSTTNAFIDACNDVYTWGGINDHGRAVIREMNNLGMVINVAHASNDAIIQSVAASRHPVIYSHGGFYKIVDHPRCITDEAAKAIASKGGVIGVHFGSLFNNPKYWAWQKPKNPIKVQPNPQPKIPRILSTQVTTQTIEDVDREFARELPFTYNETIPDEYWMHVDQLARVIDYGVNLVGEDHIALGSDLDGGPELPREIRDISDYPQITIAMQKLGYSDQRIKKILGLNWLRVIRQVTG from the coding sequence ATGAAACGCCGAAACGCCATCAAGAGCCTGGCACTTTTGCCGGTAACAGGTAATATTCTCCGGATTAATCCCGCATTATCCGCCCCGGTTGCGGAAAATAGACTTCCTTCTTCCGGGCCGATGCCCGATCTGCATCGCGAGGCATTTGTAATGGACGGTCATACCCATGTGATGAGCCGCGAGCTGGTGCTGAAAACCGATATCGGCCAGCGTTACCCGGACGGGACGGTCGATCTCCCCAGGGCCAAAGAAGGCGGGTTGGACGCGATGTTCTTCTCGGTTTATACGCCTGAAAATTATTATCCCGGAAGGTTCGAAACCAAGAATACTTTTCGCGTGATAAACCTTGCATTGGACCAGATCAGGAAGAATAACTCGATGATCGAGCTGGCGCTGACGGCCTCCGATATCGAACGTATCAGTAAAAAAGGCAAAATGGCGGCTTTTTTGGACCTGGAAGGCGGCTATGATCTTTACGGCGACCTGGACCTGCTGCGGGCGCTGTACAAGCTCGGCCTTCGATCCATGCAGCTGACTGCCCACAGTACCACCAACGCGTTTATCGATGCTTGTAACGACGTCTACACCTGGGGCGGCATTAACGACCACGGCCGGGCGGTGATCAGGGAAATGAATAATCTCGGCATGGTAATCAACGTCGCGCATGCGTCCAACGACGCCATCATCCAGTCGGTGGCCGCGAGCCGCCATCCGGTGATTTATAGTCACGGTGGTTTTTATAAGATAGTGGACCATCCGCGGTGCATTACCGACGAAGCCGCCAAAGCGATTGCCTCGAAAGGCGGCGTTATCGGCGTCCATTTTGGAAGCCTCTTCAACAATCCGAAGTACTGGGCATGGCAGAAACCGAAAAACCCGATCAAGGTGCAACCGAATCCCCAGCCTAAAATACCACGGATCCTTAGCACTCAGGTTACCACCCAGACCATCGAGGATGTGGACCGGGAGTTTGCGCGCGAGCTTCCATTCACTTACAATGAAACCATTCCGGACGAATACTGGATGCATGTCGACCAGCTCGCCCGGGTAATCGACTATGGGGTAAACCTGGTTGGCGAGGACCATATCGCGCTGGGTTCCGATCTCGACGGCGGCCCAGAACTGCCCCGTGAAATCAGGGATATCAGCGATTATCCGCAGATTACCATCGCCATGCAGAAGCTGGGGTACAGCGATCAGCGGATCAAGAAGATACTCGGACTAAACTGGCTGCGTGTGATCCGGCAGGTGACCGGGTAG
- a CDS encoding DoxX family membrane protein, with translation MAYSPQLFSRIAIAATMLSAVADRLGLWGDNASWGNWQNFEKYTAQLTFFLPEILSKFSAYAATSLEIILSVMLISGFKTKIAAIATGILLLIFALAMSISLGIKAPLDYSVWIGSSAAFMLAAQNGNFPARRQGGWRNRDCNQHSRT, from the coding sequence ATGGCGTACTCCCCTCAGCTTTTTTCAAGGATTGCCATCGCGGCGACGATGCTTTCGGCGGTAGCCGACAGGCTTGGCCTCTGGGGCGATAACGCGAGCTGGGGCAACTGGCAGAATTTTGAAAAATATACGGCGCAGCTCACCTTTTTCCTCCCTGAAATTTTGAGCAAATTCTCCGCATACGCTGCTACTTCCCTGGAAATTATATTGTCTGTGATGCTGATTTCAGGTTTCAAGACGAAAATAGCGGCGATTGCCACGGGAATCCTCTTACTGATTTTTGCATTGGCGATGAGTATTTCGCTGGGAATAAAAGCACCCCTGGACTATTCGGTCTGGATAGGCAGTTCGGCGGCATTTATGCTTGCGGCCCAAAATGGCAACTTCCCGGCACGGCGGCAAGGCGGGTGGCGAAATCGGGATTGCAATCAGCATTCCCGAACGTAA